Below is a genomic region from Campylobacter geochelonis.
AACTCCAGCAGTTAGTGCCTTTTTGCCAGTTCCTCTTTTAACTGTTTGTATAAGCACATCTTTTACGGCTTTTGCACTCTCTTTTGTTATGATTTGTCTTTTTTGCGGGTTATTTATGATGTATTTTTTGCCATCTTTTTCTAGCGAATTTACAATACGAGGCGATATCATAACACCATCGTTGTTAAAAACTGTGTATGCGTTTAAAAGTTGTATAAATGTAACTTGAAGCCCATATCCATAACTAGTTGTGCCTTTATATGTCTGGCTGTCTAACTCGCCTGCTGTTTTGATATTTCCCTCTTTTTCATCTACATCTATATCTGTTTTTCTAGAAAAGTTGTAGTTTATTAAGCCATCATAAAGAGTTTGCCCATCAATTCTTGAAGAAAGCTCTACCATACCGATATTTGAAGAGTATACTATAACATCTGCAGCGCTCATTTGAGCTTGTTGATGAGTATCTCTAATCGTGCTTTTGCCAAGCTGATAAATTCCATTATGTGTGTTTACGATATCTGTTAATTTAACCTTTTTGTTTTCATATATAATCGAAAAAACTATCGGTTTTACAACTGAGCCTGCTTCATAAGAATACTCTGTTGCGGTTAAATTTAGTGCTGGATAGTCTTTTTTTCTTATGTTTGATGGGTTGTATCTTAGGCTTGTAGCAAGAGTTAAAATCTCGCCAGTTTTTGAGTTTATCACGCCAGCTATTATCTCTTTTGCATCATAAAGTTCTGCTTTTTGGCTTAGTAGCCCCTCTAACTCTTTTTGAAATTTTAAAGGTATGTTTAAAACCACATTATACCCATCGATTCGCTTTGATTTTTGAGAGTCTTTATCTAAGATGATGTTGTTTCCTATATCGCGAGGTCCTTTTAAAAGCCCATCTTTTAGTGATGATAGGTAGTAGTTATAAAACTGTTCCACCCCTTTTTTGCCTCTAACTCTGGTTTTACCATTTATCTCTTGTTTAACAGTATGTCCCAAGATAGGAGATAGGCTATCTTTTGCAAGATACTCTCTGTTTTCGCCACTTTCTATGATGCTCATACCGATTGGCGGATGAGTTTTGTTGCTTTTGGTAAGAAAAGATACAAAGACTTTTTTTCGGTTTAATTTTCTAGCAAGCTCTCTTAAGTGCATAGCATTTTTTGCGTCTATTTCATAAGATAAAACGACGTCGCCATCGACTTCTTTGATTAGATTTTTAACTCTTGTTTCGCTATCGTTTGTGTAGATCGAATAAAGCTTTACAAATAAATCAAGTTTATCTTTATCTATACTTCTAGTATCTATCGTAACTTTATATAATTTTTGTGAATTTGCTACTGCAAAGCCATCTTTTGTGATGATACTTCCTCTAACTCCCATATCTTTATCGCTACTTTCTAGCTTAATAGAGATATCTTTTGTAGAATTTGACAAGCAGTAGGCGACTACTATAAAAAGACCTAAAATCAAAGGCACCATAATAAACAATATAACACCGGTGCTTACTTTAGTATCTTTTTTCCTGCCCATATAGCCCTCTTTAAAATCAAAACCGTATTATATAAATTTATGGCTTAGTTTTTTATATCATACATAGGAGTTAGGCTTTTAAAATCTAAATTCAACTTATCGTTTGAAAGTTTTGTGAAAATATCTAAAAACTCATCTCGTGGTAAATTTTTTGCTCCCATAAATGCAAGATGAGAGTTCATAATCTGAGCATCTATTAAAAAATCGTATTTTTGAAGCGTTTTGCAAAGATAGATTAACGCTACTTTTGAAGCATCTTTTTTAGCACTTATCATACTCTCGCCACAAAAAACTCTACCAAAAATTAATCCATAAAGCCCACCTATAAGCTCATTTTCATCATAGACTTCCACGCTATGAGCTATGCCTAAATTCGCTAGTTTTTTATAAGCGATTGCTACATCTTTTCCTAGCCAAGTAGCACCCTCTAACGCTCTTTTTTCCACGCACATATCGATAAGGGCGTTAAAATTTGAGTCAAATTTAACACTATATTTTTTAAGCGATGGTTTAATGCT
It encodes:
- a CDS encoding peptidoglycan D,D-transpeptidase FtsI family protein; this encodes MGRKKDTKVSTGVILFIMVPLILGLFIVVAYCLSNSTKDISIKLESSDKDMGVRGSIITKDGFAVANSQKLYKVTIDTRSIDKDKLDLFVKLYSIYTNDSETRVKNLIKEVDGDVVLSYEIDAKNAMHLRELARKLNRKKVFVSFLTKSNKTHPPIGMSIIESGENREYLAKDSLSPILGHTVKQEINGKTRVRGKKGVEQFYNYYLSSLKDGLLKGPRDIGNNIILDKDSQKSKRIDGYNVVLNIPLKFQKELEGLLSQKAELYDAKEIIAGVINSKTGEILTLATSLRYNPSNIRKKDYPALNLTATEYSYEAGSVVKPIVFSIIYENKKVKLTDIVNTHNGIYQLGKSTIRDTHQQAQMSAADVIVYSSNIGMVELSSRIDGQTLYDGLINYNFSRKTDIDVDEKEGNIKTAGELDSQTYKGTTSYGYGLQVTFIQLLNAYTVFNNDGVMISPRIVNSLEKDGKKYIINNPQKRQIITKESAKAVKDVLIQTVKRGTGKKALTAGVEVGGKTGTARIAAQTGGYSRVYNSSFFGFANDENASYTIGVLVIEPKKGSYYAAQNALPIFKDIVDLMIENGYLKPKATEEKINLNPAELDNIKD
- the aat gene encoding leucyl/phenylalanyl-tRNA--protein transferase; amino-acid sequence: MTIYYSFPNPKLAPDNAPLCKGGSLDINLLLCAYKKGIFPWFLDGETPLWWSPNPRAVLFPKDIKIHKSIKPSLKKYSVKFDSNFNALIDMCVEKRALEGATWLGKDVAIAYKKLANLGIAHSVEVYDENELIGGLYGLIFGRVFCGESMISAKKDASKVALIYLCKTLQKYDFLIDAQIMNSHLAFMGAKNLPRDEFLDIFTKLSNDKLNLDFKSLTPMYDIKN